A window of Armatimonadota bacterium contains these coding sequences:
- a CDS encoding OmpH family outer membrane protein — MDRKTKILMIAVGALVAVALAVWGLMVTGGTAIGQQLTIGYVDMQRALDSHPRKASSEEALNQFARARMTQAQQQARGRSQAEQTRLMQQAQQEILRRRTELLSALDKDIRAAVEKVAREAGVMIVLDRSVVLYGGTDLTEPVIRELKGN, encoded by the coding sequence GTGGACCGCAAGACCAAGATCCTCATGATCGCGGTCGGAGCACTCGTCGCCGTGGCGCTCGCCGTGTGGGGTCTGATGGTGACGGGCGGAACGGCGATCGGCCAGCAGCTCACGATCGGGTACGTGGACATGCAGCGGGCGCTGGACAGCCATCCGAGGAAGGCCAGTTCGGAGGAAGCTCTGAATCAGTTCGCTCGCGCGCGCATGACGCAGGCGCAGCAGCAGGCGCGCGGCAGGTCGCAGGCGGAGCAGACGCGCCTGATGCAGCAGGCGCAGCAGGAGATCCTCCGCCGGCGGACCGAGCTGCTGTCGGCCCTGGACAAGGACATCCGGGCCGCGGTCGAAAAGGTGGCGCGTGAAGCGGGCGTCATGATCGTCCTGGATCGTTCCGTCGTGCTGTACGGAGGCACGGACCTGACGGAACCCGTGATTCGGGAACTGAAGGGGAACTGA
- a CDS encoding OmpH family outer membrane protein, whose product MSCVGRRVFAVGRRSSVRATRRLRFAVGGLAALIVALVSVGCQRPQIGVVDTQRILEESVLALSLQKQLNDREKLMAADLAVAAQRLDRRALEEQRLLYLRELEQMRADFEERLNRRLREVVQEVAREERIRVVLAKGPSVYGGRDLTNRVIERLK is encoded by the coding sequence ATGTCGTGTGTCGGACGCCGTGTGTTTGCGGTCGGTCGTCGGTCCTCTGTGCGCGCGACCCGTCGCCTCCGGTTCGCCGTCGGAGGGTTGGCGGCGCTGATCGTCGCGCTCGTGTCGGTGGGCTGCCAGCGGCCCCAGATCGGTGTCGTGGACACGCAGCGCATCCTGGAGGAGAGCGTGCTGGCGCTGTCGCTGCAAAAGCAACTCAACGACCGCGAGAAGTTGATGGCGGCCGACCTGGCCGTCGCCGCCCAGCGCCTGGACCGCAGGGCGCTGGAGGAGCAGCGGTTGCTGTACCTGCGCGAACTCGAGCAGATGCGCGCCGACTTCGAGGAGCGGCTGAACCGAAGGCTGCGGGAGGTGGTCCAGGAGGTCGCGCGCGAAGAGAGGATCCGCGTGGTCCTCGCGAAGGGCCCTTCGGTCTACGGCGGGAGGGACCTGACGAATCGGGTGATCGAGAGGTTGAAGTAG
- the lpxD gene encoding UDP-3-O-(3-hydroxymyristoyl)glucosamine N-acyltransferase, protein MRLSEIAGRLGGELRGDGDIEIVRVAQPDRAGPDAIAVCATPRALDEAIAAGAGAVVVRSGEELPVPSVRVADTRLALAVLLEMFGPAPHRPLGVHPTAVVAPTAQLGPQVAIGAHAAIGEGARVGAGTVIHAHVCVGPEATVGERCVLYPHVVVGERVRVGDRVILHAGVVLGADGFGFVAGPHGHRKIPQVGTVVVEDDVEIGANTTVDRATLGETRIGEGTKIDNLVQIAHNVQIGRRCLIAAQVGIAGSSVIEDGVVLAGQAGVSDHVRIGAGAVVLGKAGVTKDVPPGATVSGFPARAHREELHEQAMRRRLPELLRLLQQRRRP, encoded by the coding sequence ATGAGGCTGAGCGAGATCGCAGGCCGGCTCGGCGGCGAACTCCGGGGCGACGGTGACATTGAGATCGTCCGGGTCGCCCAGCCGGACCGAGCCGGACCGGACGCGATCGCGGTCTGCGCCACGCCGCGCGCGCTGGACGAGGCGATCGCGGCTGGGGCGGGCGCGGTTGTGGTGCGTTCTGGGGAGGAACTGCCGGTTCCCTCGGTCCGGGTCGCCGACACCCGGCTGGCGCTGGCCGTGCTGCTGGAGATGTTCGGGCCCGCTCCGCACCGTCCCCTAGGTGTGCATCCCACGGCGGTGGTCGCGCCCACCGCGCAGCTCGGGCCGCAGGTCGCGATCGGCGCCCACGCGGCCATCGGCGAGGGTGCGCGGGTCGGCGCGGGCACGGTCATCCACGCCCACGTCTGCGTCGGCCCCGAGGCGACCGTCGGCGAGCGGTGCGTGCTCTACCCACACGTCGTGGTGGGCGAGCGCGTGCGGGTGGGCGACCGCGTGATCCTGCATGCAGGTGTGGTCCTGGGAGCGGACGGGTTCGGGTTCGTGGCGGGGCCGCACGGCCATCGCAAGATCCCGCAGGTCGGCACCGTGGTGGTCGAAGACGACGTGGAGATCGGGGCCAACACCACGGTCGATCGGGCCACGCTGGGGGAGACGCGAATCGGTGAGGGGACGAAGATCGACAACTTGGTCCAGATCGCGCACAACGTCCAGATCGGGCGGCGCTGTCTGATCGCCGCTCAGGTCGGGATCGCGGGCAGCTCTGTGATCGAAGACGGGGTCGTCCTCGCCGGCCAGGCGGGGGTCTCCGATCACGTGCGGATCGGCGCCGGCGCGGTGGTGCTGGGGAAGGCGGGCGTGACGAAGGACGTCCCGCCGGGGGCGACCGTCTCCGGCTTTCCCGCCCGGGCGCACCGCGAGGAACTCCACGAACAGGCCATGCGCCGGCGCCTGCCCGAGCTGCTGCGCCTGCTGCAGCAGCGCCGGCGCCCTTGA